A region of Carassius auratus strain Wakin chromosome 41, ASM336829v1, whole genome shotgun sequence DNA encodes the following proteins:
- the LOC113059321 gene encoding MAP7 domain-containing protein 1-like isoform X6, with protein sequence MDTAMKSTTTKRPDAIPNSPVTPTPRSSGSPQHKKDGMKSDERQKQAKERREERAKYLEQRGQTQAAKKSQWLEKEERARQLREQQLEERRRKLEEQRLKAERRRTELEERQRQKLEKNKERYEAAIHKSGKKTWAEIRQQRWSWAGGLSGNSSKSQSRCSISAVNLPKHVDSVINKRLCKSSATLWTSPSRTRSLQLSPWESSIVDRLMTPTLSFLARSRSAASVLNNTRDGQSPLCPRSASVSPLSACVNRPHQRCSERWRVTTSTPDITQRRRDSTPMRKDKKEKERENEKEKSTIIKEKVLKKRQSMPSMKTRTESSPSPVSKLRSASPVTPKGRASPTSPAVSPNPPSARASPSTPKARPKRAKTPARVETRTASPVATERVRETLRPATPEEPKTSSPAPSVVVSSVPDTPAVASAPVLSVSAPSVPEESPVVPALSQVASPAPSPGKPMAGTNNPEEASRILAEKRRQAREQREKEEQERKEQQERERLQHEERLAQEVEERRRREEEARLMAEQEKLREEAQRLQEEKEAQERAKIEKEENERLQKQKEEAEAKAREEAEKQRLEREKHFQKEEQERLERKKRLEEIMKRTRKSDAGDKKDTKSSSQVNGKASDSMMNKAADYQPSTALKQDGVNESSLSVLVVNGVQPSKHENGLPANGEGSHFGEIIQLSNHNNGREKSVTDRPDEPIMAFESGEPFLKKTGPIKPQHVAEVL encoded by the exons CTGCTAAAAAGTCTCAGTGGCTGGAGAAGGAGGAACGGGCACGGCAGCTGCGGGAACAGCAGCTGGAGGAACGGAGGAGGAAGCTGGAGGAGCAGCGGCTGAAAGCAGAGAGACGGCGCACAGAGCTggaggagagacagagacagaaacttGAGAAGAACAAG GAGCGGTATGAGGCTGCCATCCATAAGTCTGGTAAGAAGACGTGGGCAGAGATTCGGCAGCAGAGATGGTCCTGGGCCGGAGGCTTGAGCGGCAACTCCAGCAAAAGCCAGA GTAGATGCTCAATATCAGCAGTCAATCTGCCCAAACATGTGGATTCAGTCATAAACAAGCGACTATGCAAATCCTCTGCCACTCTCTGGACGTCCCCTAGCAGAA CTCGTAGCCTGCAGCTGAGTCCATGGGAGAGCAGCATTGTGGACAGGCTGATGACGCCCACTCTCTCCTTCCTGGCTCGCAGTCGCAGTGCTGCCAGTGTGCTAAACAACACCAGAGATGGCC AGTCTCCGTTGTGTCCGCGCTCGGCGTCTGTCAGCCCACTCTCAGCGTGTGTTAATCGGCCACATCAACGCTGCTCTGAGCGCTGGAGGGTCACCACCAGCACACCCGATATCACCCAGCGCAGACGAGACTCCACACCT ATGAGGAAGGATAAGAaggaaaaggagagagaaaatgaaaaggaGAAGAGTACCATCATCAAAGAGAAGGTGCTGAAGAAGAGACAGTCCATGCCATCAATGAAAACTAGAACGGAGTCcag TCCGAGTCCAGTGTCCAAACTGAGATCAGCGTCTCCTGTGACACCTAAAGGCCGTGCATCCCCCACCAGTCCTGCAGTATCTCCCAATCCTCCCTCAGCACGAGCGAGCCCAAGCACTCCTAAAGCCAGACCCAAGAGGGCCAAGACCCCTGCCCGCGTGGAGACCCGCACCGCCTCGCCAGTAGCCACAGAGAGGGTCAGAGAGACCCTCAGGCCTGCTACTCCTGAAGAACCAAAGA CCTCGTCTCCCGCCCCCTCGGTTGTCGTGTCATCTGTTCCGGACACCCCCGCTGTTGCTAGTGCACCTGTGTTGTCCGTTTCTGCACCCTCTGTCCCCGAGGAGTCCCCTGTTGTCCCTGCTCTCTCACAGGTGGCTTCTCCAGCTCCTTCTCCAGGCAAACCCATGGCTGGCACCAATAACCCAGAGGAAGCCTCGCGCATCCTGGCTGAGAAGAGACGACAGGCCCGTGAACAGAGAGAGAAGGAAGAGCAAGAGCGTAAAGAACAGCAGGAGAGAGAAAG GCTTCAGCACGAGGAGAGGCTAGCACAGGAGGTGGAGGAGAGGAGGCGCAGGGAGGAGGAGGCACGGCTCATGGCAGAGCAGGAGAAGTTAAGAGAGGAGGCTCAGCGCCTGCAGGAGGAGAAGGAGGCACAGGAAAGAGCCAAAATCGAAAAAGAAGAGAATGAACGCCTTCAGAAACAG AAAGAGGAGGCTGAAGCAAAGGCCCGAGAGGAGGCCGAGAAACAGCgactggagagagagaaacacttcCAGAAGGAGGAGCAGGAAAGGCTGGAGAGAAAAAAG CGTCTGGAGGAAATTATGAAAAGGACACGCAAATCAGATGCAGGAGACAAG AAAGATACGAAATCTTCATCTCAAGTCAATGGAAAAGCTTCAGATTCTATGATGAATAAAG CTGCTGACTACCAGCCAAGCACGGCATTGAAACAAGATGGTGTGAACGAAAG CAGTCTGTCTGTTCTTGTGGTGAATGGCGTTCAGCCTTCCAAACACGAGAATGGCCTGCCAGCAAATGGGGAGGGTTCTCACTTCGGAGAGATCATTCAGCTGTCCAATCACAACAACGGAAGGGAGAAATCAGTGACTGACAGACCTGATGAGCCAATCATGGCCTTTGAGAGCGGAGAACCATTCCTTAAGAAAACCGGCCCCATTAAGCCTCAGCATGTGGCAG AGGTCCTCTGA